The DNA window GTTTAGCGCTCTCATCAAGTGTCTCCCCATCTTCTGCCTGTGGGTGTTCCTCTTAGCCCATGGAATTAGCTTTTTGGGAGCTCACTCCAGTGCCAGAAAAATTTTGGCTGGGCTCATTTTCTCGTCTCTCGGAGATGCATTCCTAATCTGGCAAGAGCAGGGATACTTCAGCCATGGTGAGCTTGTCCTTCCAATTTTCTACTGCATGGTGTAGTTGTCAGTGTGAGTCTGTTGTCACTTTCCACAAGATATTTTATTGTGAATAACATTTAGAGCTaaattacatgttttgttttgttttcttttgtaggAGAGTAGAGCACAGTTGAGGCTTATGATTAATAATCACatactcactctttctttctgacttGGTTTGCTTGCAGTGCATTGTAAGGCATATGCTAATCGGTCATATCCATGCTTGTAAAAATGACCTAAACAGGTCAGAGACTTACTTCTTCAAACTTTACTGACTTATGAATGGTCAATGTGTTGTGTTCAtgctttgtgttgtgtcatgaCCAGGGCTGCTGATGTTCGCCATCACTCACATCCTGTATTCTTCTGCCTTCGGCATGAAACCTCTCAACCTGTCAGTCGGGCTGATCATCGCTTCTGCGTCAGCACTCTGCTACACCTTGCTGTATCCCTACCTGTCTGGTCCCTTCACTTACCTGGTTGCGGTATACATTGCTCTCATTGGGTTCATGGGTTGGCGGGCCATCGCCGGAGTGCAGCTGGCCAACGACCTTTGGACCTGGACCAAGCTGTCGGCCTGCCTCGGAGCTGTTCTCTTCATGGTTTCTGACCTCACCATCGCTGTCAACAAGTTTTGCTTCCCCGTGCCTCATTCCAGAGCAATCATCATGGCCACCTATTATGCCGCACAGATGCTGATAGCCCTGTCTGCCGTGGAATGCCAAGACGCTGACGTAGCTCGGAAGCGAGCCTGAGGTAACGCCTTCACCTCGTCCCTTTGTCAACACAATGGAACAGCCTTGCATCCTCGTTACCGTGGATACCCCTAATCCCAGCATTCTCAACAC is part of the Chanos chanos chromosome 13, fChaCha1.1, whole genome shotgun sequence genome and encodes:
- the tmem86a gene encoding lysoplasmalogenase TMEM86A, whose protein sequence is MVSPVTVVKSEGPKLVPFFKATCVYFVLWLPTSSPSWFSALIKCLPIFCLWVFLLAHGISFLGAHSSARKILAGLIFSSLGDAFLIWQEQGYFSHGLLMFAITHILYSSAFGMKPLNLSVGLIIASASALCYTLLYPYLSGPFTYLVAVYIALIGFMGWRAIAGVQLANDLWTWTKLSACLGAVLFMVSDLTIAVNKFCFPVPHSRAIIMATYYAAQMLIALSAVECQDADVARKRA